A single genomic interval of Wolbachia endosymbiont of Diaphorina citri harbors:
- a CDS encoding glycine--tRNA ligase subunit alpha: MNLQDIIKVLQDFWADEGCTILHSYTSEVGAGTLHPATIMSAIDEKSTKIAYLQPVIRPTDGRYGDNPNRLYQHHQYQVIIKPSGSNLQDVYLNSLKALGVSTKEYDIKFIEDDWENPSVGASGLGWEVTCNGMEVTQLTYIQQVGGIDCRIIPGEVAYGLERLAMCIQGVDNVYDIMWNGSGATYGDIFKQREREFSYLALDYYDTKVVQQQFEDTEKLCKFLVEKELPIAAYDQCIKTSHLLNLLDARGVLGVNERTAYIGRVRELTKKCCELYRAK, encoded by the coding sequence GGTATTACAAGATTTTTGGGCAGATGAAGGGTGTACTATACTTCATTCATATACGTCTGAAGTTGGAGCTGGAACACTACATCCCGCAACAATCATGTCAGCAATTGACGAAAAATCAACAAAAATTGCGTATCTACAACCAGTAATAAGACCTACAGATGGGCGTTATGGCGACAACCCTAATCGCTTATATCAGCATCATCAATACCAAGTTATAATAAAACCATCTGGCAGCAATTTGCAAGATGTTTACTTAAATAGCTTAAAAGCTCTTGGTGTATCGACAAAAGAATATGATATTAAGTTTATTGAAGATGATTGGGAAAACCCAAGTGTTGGTGCATCCGGTCTTGGTTGGGAGGTTACATGCAACGGAATGGAAGTAACACAACTTACTTATATACAGCAAGTGGGAGGTATTGACTGCAGAATAATTCCTGGTGAAGTAGCATATGGGTTAGAGCGTTTAGCAATGTGCATACAGGGTGTAGATAATGTTTACGACATAATGTGGAACGGTAGCGGTGCAACTTATGGAGATATTTTTAAACAAAGAGAGCGAGAGTTTTCTTACCTGGCACTTGATTATTATGATACTAAAGTAGTACAACAGCAGTTTGAGGATACAGAAAAACTGTGTAAATTCCTTGTTGAAAAAGAATTGCCGATAGCAGCTTATGACCAATGTATTAAAACGAGCCATCTACTTAATCTACTTGATGCAAGAGGTGTGCTTGGTGTGAATGAACGTACAGCCTATATTGGTAGAGTGAGAGAGTTAACAAAAAAATGCTGTGAATTATATAGAGCAAAGTAG
- the glyS gene encoding glycine--tRNA ligase subunit beta, which produces MLSQLLFECLSEEIPSRMQNSSAAQVKSYITNAFSKNNVKFASIEVYVTARRIALFIDGISALELKDSNNEIKGPRVNAPKSAIEGFLRKNRKGEEDLLIRKVNDEDFYFIKRESCLFNINGFLKNQLEEMLKNFSWPKSMRWSERKERWVRPIKNILCILNDEIIPISFAGVTACNVTYGHRFLSGDAVLTVKTPKDYFELLEKNNVILQLDKRKQFILDQINKFTKEENLQLEKNDYLLNELAGLIEWPIVLFGKVKSSELPKKVILSIINTQQKYLALSDGQKISHFVTVVNVNNNEVVKGHERILEARLADAQFLISQDKKENLDYYVKKLSSISFHASLGSVEEKVKRIIALSKYIAIFIPHASLIKVERAAYLAKADLATLIVKEFPGLQGVMSGYYASYFQEDKEVVEAITEHYKPIGSDQECPRSPTAIAVAIADKMDSLVGLIAAGEKISGSYDQFGLRRMTIGIIRTILENNLHIPIRLLIDKSVSLCSRLLLNKNITPVDKPSEKQILKLVFKFCLERFKIILKNRNIRQDVVDSILYKVDINDLLKAEKQTVILDRYLSTKEGEQVLSTYKRASNMMSKVRKSDGTTYNASYSKKFLIEDEEIALSNCAISACKNIKQAIENNDFNTALDELARFAPFINQFMDSVKINCDSNELRINRLSLLANVVSTFHLVAEFNLIQVKQLINAQAI; this is translated from the coding sequence ATGTTGTCACAATTATTGTTTGAATGTCTTTCAGAAGAAATTCCATCAAGAATGCAGAATTCATCTGCAGCTCAGGTTAAGAGCTATATCACTAATGCTTTTAGTAAAAATAATGTGAAATTTGCATCTATAGAAGTTTATGTGACTGCACGTCGCATTGCTCTTTTTATTGATGGCATAAGTGCTTTAGAGCTAAAAGATTCTAACAATGAAATTAAAGGACCAAGAGTTAATGCACCGAAAAGTGCTATCGAAGGTTTTTTGAGAAAAAATCGGAAAGGTGAAGAAGATTTACTCATTCGCAAAGTAAATGATGAAGATTTTTACTTCATTAAGAGAGAAAGCTGCTTATTTAACATCAACGGGTTTCTCAAAAATCAACTGGAGGAAATGCTAAAAAACTTTTCTTGGCCAAAGAGTATGAGATGGAGTGAAAGAAAAGAGAGATGGGTTAGGCCAATTAAAAATATTCTATGTATTTTAAATGACGAAATAATACCTATATCTTTTGCAGGGGTTACAGCATGCAACGTGACGTATGGTCATAGGTTTCTTTCAGGTGATGCAGTACTTACTGTTAAAACACCCAAAGACTATTTTGAATTGTTAGAAAAAAATAATGTCATTCTCCAGTTGGACAAAAGAAAGCAATTTATACTAGATCAGATTAATAAGTTTACAAAAGAGGAGAACTTACAACTTGAAAAAAATGATTATTTACTTAATGAATTGGCAGGGCTTATAGAGTGGCCAATAGTATTATTTGGTAAAGTAAAATCATCAGAATTACCGAAGAAAGTAATACTTAGTATAATTAATACGCAGCAAAAGTATCTTGCTTTAAGTGATGGACAGAAAATATCACATTTTGTTACTGTTGTAAATGTTAACAACAATGAAGTTGTCAAAGGCCATGAAAGAATATTAGAAGCACGTCTTGCTGATGCCCAGTTTTTGATATCTCAAGACAAGAAGGAAAACCTAGATTACTATGTCAAAAAATTGAGCTCTATTTCATTTCATGCTTCGCTCGGTAGCGTAGAAGAAAAAGTGAAGCGTATTATCGCTCTTTCAAAGTATATAGCGATATTTATTCCACATGCTTCATTAATTAAAGTTGAACGTGCTGCATATTTAGCAAAGGCAGATCTTGCAACGTTGATAGTGAAAGAATTTCCGGGATTGCAAGGAGTAATGAGTGGATACTACGCTTCTTATTTTCAAGAGGATAAAGAAGTAGTGGAAGCTATAACTGAGCACTATAAGCCAATTGGATCGGACCAAGAATGCCCTAGATCTCCTACTGCGATTGCTGTAGCTATTGCAGACAAAATGGATAGTTTGGTTGGCTTAATTGCAGCAGGTGAGAAAATCTCTGGTTCGTATGATCAGTTTGGTTTGCGTAGAATGACAATTGGTATAATTAGAACAATACTTGAAAATAATTTGCATATTCCAATTAGATTGCTGATAGATAAGTCAGTATCTTTATGTTCAAGGCTTCTATTGAATAAAAATATAACTCCAGTTGATAAGCCAAGTGAAAAACAAATTTTAAAACTAGTATTTAAATTCTGCTTAGAAAGGTTCAAGATTATTTTAAAAAATAGAAATATAAGGCAAGATGTTGTAGATTCAATACTATATAAAGTCGATATTAATGATCTGCTGAAAGCGGAAAAGCAAACTGTGATATTGGATCGTTATCTTAGTACAAAAGAAGGTGAACAGGTTCTAAGCACTTATAAAAGAGCCAGTAACATGATGAGCAAAGTGAGAAAAAGTGATGGCACTACTTATAATGCATCTTACAGTAAGAAGTTTTTGATTGAAGATGAGGAGATTGCGCTATCAAATTGTGCTATATCTGCTTGTAAAAACATCAAACAAGCGATAGAAAATAACGACTTTAATACAGCGCTTGATGAACTTGCTCGTTTTGCTCCATTTATCAATCAATTTATGGACAGTGTAAAGATTAACTGTGATTCTAATGAGCTTAGAATAAACAGGTTATCTTTGCTTGCAAATGTTGTTTCTACCTTTCATTTAGTAGCAGAGTTTAACCTTATACAGGTTAAACAATTGATAAATGCTCAGGCAATATAA
- the uvrC gene encoding excinuclease ABC subunit UvrC, whose protein sequence is MLRQYKEQIKSSPQSCGVYKMIGDKSKVLYIGKAKNLKSRLSDYLQFENLSERIRVMISQVIKVEIFITENEIEALLLEAQLIKSLKPSYNILLRDGKSYPYITISKHDYPRIAKYRGKFKKNEFHYYGPFPSAAAVKNTILSLQKAFLLRVCSDQYFSSTKRPCLEYQVKRCSAPCVDKITKDDYCKSVKQAQDTLLGRNKEVQRQLFSTMEKCSREMNYELAAVYRDRLKFLQQIQMQPMDFSFEEDADFFSVVREADLACIGVLSFRDKGNYGSIPYFIENCSDHSNDEILSTFLVNLYNPVNTPPAQIYVPDFIKDKEIIEQALYALTQKSIKVLHAKNSKERDLLNFIYNNSQHSLEQKLTDYRNNLEKLEELRKIFSLPNIPKRIEVYDNSHISGNQQVGVMIVAGQEGFLKSEYKKFTIKEEISGDDYKMMREVLTRRFSGNIKDIIPDFLLIDGGPGHVSIVQNVLEILNIKVPFACMAKGHDRNAGNERFYVPDREEFTLASDSKVMLYLQLLRNEAHRFAITSHRKKRDKQFFASQLSEISGVGSKRKKALMSHFGSVENISKASLAEIQNVPGISKGLAEIILQHVNSKKGTPK, encoded by the coding sequence ATGCTCAGGCAATATAAGGAACAAATCAAATCATCTCCACAATCCTGTGGCGTTTATAAGATGATTGGAGATAAGAGTAAGGTTTTATACATTGGTAAAGCAAAAAACTTGAAGTCGAGATTATCTGACTACCTTCAATTCGAAAACCTTTCTGAACGAATCAGAGTAATGATCTCACAGGTTATTAAGGTTGAAATATTCATCACTGAGAATGAAATCGAAGCATTGCTTCTTGAAGCACAGTTAATAAAATCGTTAAAACCATCTTATAATATTTTGCTTAGGGATGGAAAATCTTATCCTTATATAACAATTTCTAAGCATGATTATCCAAGAATAGCGAAATATAGAGGTAAGTTTAAGAAGAATGAGTTTCATTACTACGGCCCTTTTCCATCTGCTGCTGCTGTTAAGAACACTATATTATCATTGCAAAAAGCTTTTCTCTTAAGAGTATGTTCAGATCAATATTTCTCTTCAACAAAAAGACCATGTCTTGAGTATCAAGTTAAGCGCTGTTCAGCACCATGCGTAGATAAAATTACAAAAGATGATTACTGCAAATCAGTAAAACAAGCACAAGATACTCTGCTAGGAAGGAATAAAGAAGTGCAAAGACAGCTATTTTCTACAATGGAAAAGTGCAGTAGGGAGATGAACTACGAGCTTGCTGCTGTCTATAGAGATCGATTGAAATTTCTTCAGCAAATTCAAATGCAGCCAATGGATTTTTCTTTTGAAGAAGATGCAGATTTCTTTAGCGTTGTACGTGAGGCAGACTTAGCATGCATTGGTGTACTATCTTTCAGAGATAAAGGTAACTATGGAAGCATTCCTTACTTCATTGAGAATTGTAGTGATCATTCAAATGATGAAATTTTATCCACCTTTTTGGTCAATTTGTATAATCCAGTTAACACACCACCAGCGCAAATTTACGTTCCCGATTTTATTAAGGATAAGGAAATTATAGAACAAGCACTTTATGCTCTTACTCAAAAATCAATAAAAGTTTTGCATGCGAAAAATAGTAAAGAACGTGATTTATTGAATTTTATTTACAATAATTCTCAGCATAGTCTAGAACAGAAGCTTACTGATTATAGAAATAACCTAGAAAAGCTCGAAGAGCTTAGGAAGATTTTCTCGTTACCAAATATTCCAAAGCGTATCGAGGTTTATGATAATAGCCATATATCTGGAAATCAACAAGTTGGTGTGATGATTGTTGCAGGGCAGGAAGGTTTTTTAAAAAGTGAATACAAAAAATTTACTATAAAAGAAGAAATTTCAGGTGATGACTATAAAATGATGAGAGAAGTGCTGACTAGACGTTTCTCTGGCAATATAAAAGATATAATCCCTGATTTTTTACTGATTGATGGCGGTCCAGGACATGTTTCCATAGTGCAGAATGTGTTGGAAATATTGAATATAAAAGTTCCTTTTGCTTGTATGGCAAAGGGTCATGATCGTAATGCAGGAAATGAAAGATTTTATGTGCCGGACAGAGAAGAATTTACTCTAGCAAGTGACAGTAAGGTCATGCTTTATTTACAATTGCTGCGTAATGAAGCTCACCGTTTTGCGATAACTTCGCATAGAAAAAAACGCGATAAACAGTTTTTTGCTTCACAATTAAGTGAAATATCCGGTGTTGGCAGTAAAAGAAAGAAGGCACTCATGTCTCATTTTGGTTCTGTAGAAAATATAAGCAAAGCTTCTCTAGCTGAAATTCAAAACGTACCTGGAATTAGTAAAGGTTTAGCAGAAATCATTCTTCAACACGTGAATTCTAAGAAAGGTACTCCTAAATAG
- a CDS encoding Smr/MutS family protein, with the protein MSDDELDWQKNVKPIECGKVTLKVDHKVNIKSMIDKGASSLQENFLNTDNGYSSFCLDYNTKLKIDRGKYFISDKLDLHGYSIDNAYCKLIDFIIKNYQARNRCLLVITGHGNSTDKIDTIKNSLNKWLNDTKVRNMILYYQQAIKKHGGKGAFYVLLRRNKG; encoded by the coding sequence ATGTCAGATGATGAGTTAGATTGGCAAAAAAATGTTAAGCCAATAGAATGTGGAAAAGTTACTTTGAAAGTTGATCACAAAGTAAATATAAAATCTATGATTGATAAAGGTGCCTCTAGTTTACAAGAAAATTTTCTTAATACTGATAATGGTTATTCATCATTTTGTCTTGACTACAATACAAAATTAAAGATCGATAGGGGCAAATATTTTATAAGCGATAAACTCGATTTGCATGGCTATAGTATAGATAATGCTTATTGTAAATTGATAGATTTTATTATCAAAAATTATCAAGCAAGGAATAGGTGCTTATTGGTAATTACGGGGCATGGTAATAGTACAGATAAAATAGACACTATAAAGAATAGCTTAAATAAGTGGTTGAATGACACAAAAGTTCGAAATATGATCTTATACTATCAGCAAGCCATAAAAAAACATGGTGGCAAAGGAGCTTTTTATGTCTTATTAAGAAGAAATAAAGGTTAA
- the rlmB gene encoding 23S rRNA (guanosine(2251)-2'-O)-methyltransferase RlmB: MKSSKANENCWIYGKHTCISALRNKNRRCIELLVTENFYREFEKEIKQCADSKGIKPRLVENKMFNDVLPKGVNHQGIALKVAPIFHSLNIEEIAEGSGDSSTIVILDQITDTHNIGSILRTSACFNIDALVLPHHHSPSENASIAKAASGALDIVPLIYVTNIVKTMESLKKIGYWCYGFDCNAKENIDEIKNFGQKRVIIFGSEEKGMRRLVKESCDYLLKIPMSNVIDSLNVSNAAAIGLYSIYIKTKITAN; the protein is encoded by the coding sequence ATGAAATCATCAAAAGCTAATGAAAACTGTTGGATATATGGAAAGCACACTTGTATTTCAGCATTAAGAAACAAAAATAGGCGGTGTATAGAACTGTTAGTAACAGAAAATTTCTACAGAGAATTTGAGAAAGAAATTAAACAATGTGCAGATAGTAAGGGCATTAAACCTCGACTGGTAGAGAACAAAATGTTCAATGATGTTTTACCCAAAGGTGTCAATCATCAAGGAATTGCTTTAAAAGTTGCTCCTATTTTTCACAGCTTAAATATCGAAGAAATAGCTGAAGGTTCAGGTGACAGCTCTACTATAGTCATTTTAGATCAAATTACTGATACACACAATATAGGGTCGATTTTAAGAACCTCAGCTTGTTTCAACATTGATGCACTGGTTTTACCACATCACCATTCACCGAGCGAAAATGCATCTATCGCAAAAGCAGCAAGTGGAGCACTGGATATTGTTCCTCTAATATACGTTACAAACATAGTAAAAACGATGGAGTCTTTAAAAAAGATAGGCTACTGGTGTTATGGGTTTGATTGCAATGCAAAGGAAAATATAGATGAAATAAAGAATTTTGGGCAAAAAAGAGTAATTATTTTTGGTTCTGAAGAGAAAGGAATGCGGAGATTAGTGAAAGAAAGTTGTGATTATCTTTTAAAAATTCCAATGTCAAACGTAATTGATAGTCTAAATGTTTCAAACGCAGCAGCAATAGGACTATATTCCATTTACATTAAAACAAAAATCACTGCAAATTAG
- a CDS encoding peptidase M2, with protein sequence MLDIVKTNKLGVKVMTINRQVNKNISKDEYFNNKHIIEVKDLNIKVEVYSHNLRASKVAHIESEIRETATNFKDAFKLEPGSSEQTFKIYVFDDKADYTHLGGSERFGSYLGDEGGKCYYKGEADIFAEMYVYQQGGVHNLQHEFAHGLTYLATGGKPLPTVLMEGIADYFEHHSDHKFNAQGSSIDKTEAANLDLDKILSLKYSNNSEENSLVYKTGHALIMYLQEKDPSLLRDYLEALCKGDSHKSGNFLDQIRGHNDAFKDWLDLNDTETAMEHLNALQVTKGDFIATGQEIVGGEIKNISYYKANIEKIDGENVGSFSAVEHVSFYDYARAVNRATNDTLDISKEYHFLKAVKTTDGQVKLTYSDQQGNEYQNSQEYKNQALRTLSNYDENLKKVYDNALKDLDEQIRKESAEVREKYHKQEISYEELLEKYNFITSSSRYEELKKSLLDEMIDTGSKQLKATQNIDVEKMLEEMVNIDPNLIRGAHINLQEGKVFSIKALGHGDMGALSIYEGNTKLGELSSESGFFKQVEGQTKETFVFEDILHNLNTQYDGGAYMAVTKENGQYKASLIDGRTVERDEYFDEAHLHENELLHPSTGHIQKDLDSLLLRGTKILNHQDSEHAQYSDEQKANGVIVEKGKLLDNKGTDRTDDDVYEAVVKQGDERLHEFKNMGFYITEKGDLFIHDHGVNVRFQLPTSITHLKLVEKDGAYKLAPSDKYGTEYRYDVRGDDIPDEYRYIDPIFAHEYEKRDYSHKHVNVGLINLEKYGSGKLFAIKYDPNDYHIQRNSSGEIVRIKDQTYFTKVKLFDGDEEIGMLSNNFHNFKGKIFFSADYNYSYNDFLASVSPQVEIENMGNGSKKITFDQGSGDIGDTNRGYTDYQRIFTKEKQTESPKGQVSETKTEVHSTTNVVAEERNDNSEIQSDQPQIPTRAKRSASVEEKEQVVLKDTILKIEKSYDRDVEGKHKANVIIDYNDVKALYNRAEGADKQSVLDFWNKLHTSDYKIGALPEDKYYFKDGKFLIHDSDTKKLIVLPEDKVSVKIMKDGDSYSLAISNGNGKVISSISKIDNPNYELLSDSSHFSLETQDNIELSDQHHEYNLYLENGFVTMFDCASDHVYHDHNSAYI encoded by the coding sequence ATGCTTGATATTGTAAAGACTAATAAACTAGGGGTTAAAGTAATGACAATCAATCGACAAGTAAATAAAAATATATCTAAAGATGAATATTTTAACAACAAGCATATCATAGAAGTTAAAGATTTAAATATTAAAGTAGAAGTTTATTCTCATAATTTAAGAGCAAGTAAAGTTGCTCACATTGAAAGTGAAATAAGAGAAACAGCTACTAATTTTAAAGATGCATTTAAGTTGGAGCCTGGTAGCTCAGAACAAACGTTCAAAATTTATGTGTTTGATGATAAGGCTGATTACACTCATCTTGGCGGAAGCGAACGTTTTGGTTCTTACCTTGGAGATGAAGGTGGTAAATGTTACTACAAAGGAGAAGCTGATATTTTTGCTGAGATGTATGTCTATCAGCAAGGTGGCGTTCATAACCTTCAGCATGAATTTGCACATGGTTTAACTTACTTAGCTACAGGAGGTAAACCTCTACCTACAGTATTAATGGAGGGAATTGCAGATTACTTTGAGCACCATTCAGATCATAAGTTCAATGCTCAAGGATCAAGTATCGACAAAACTGAAGCTGCAAATCTAGATTTAGATAAAATTTTAAGTTTAAAATATTCAAATAACAGTGAAGAAAATAGTTTGGTTTATAAAACTGGTCATGCGTTGATAATGTACTTACAGGAAAAAGATCCTAGTTTATTAAGAGACTACCTAGAAGCTTTGTGTAAAGGTGATTCACATAAGTCAGGAAATTTTCTAGATCAAATAAGAGGCCATAATGATGCCTTTAAAGACTGGCTTGATTTGAATGACACAGAAACTGCAATGGAACATCTCAACGCTTTGCAAGTTACAAAAGGAGATTTTATAGCAACTGGTCAAGAAATAGTGGGTGGAGAAATTAAAAACATATCCTACTATAAAGCAAATATAGAAAAGATAGATGGAGAAAACGTAGGAAGTTTCTCTGCTGTAGAGCATGTGTCATTTTACGATTATGCTCGTGCTGTTAATAGGGCAACAAATGATACCCTCGATATATCAAAGGAATATCATTTCTTAAAGGCAGTAAAAACTACTGATGGGCAGGTTAAGCTGACTTACTCTGATCAACAAGGTAATGAATATCAAAACAGTCAAGAGTATAAAAATCAGGCTTTAAGGACATTGTCAAATTACGATGAGAATCTAAAAAAAGTTTATGATAATGCATTAAAAGACCTGGATGAGCAGATTCGCAAGGAATCCGCTGAAGTACGTGAAAAATACCATAAGCAAGAGATTTCCTATGAAGAACTTTTGGAAAAATATAACTTCATTACTTCTTCCTCTCGATATGAAGAATTGAAAAAATCCTTACTTGATGAGATGATAGACACTGGTTCAAAACAATTAAAGGCAACTCAGAACATTGACGTAGAAAAGATGTTAGAAGAGATGGTTAATATCGATCCAAACCTAATCAGAGGTGCTCATATTAATCTACAAGAAGGTAAAGTTTTCTCTATCAAAGCTCTTGGTCACGGAGATATGGGTGCACTGTCTATATATGAGGGAAATACAAAGCTTGGAGAATTATCGAGTGAATCAGGATTTTTTAAGCAAGTTGAAGGTCAAACTAAAGAAACTTTTGTTTTTGAGGATATATTGCACAACTTAAATACTCAATATGATGGTGGTGCTTATATGGCGGTCACAAAAGAAAATGGTCAGTATAAAGCTTCTTTAATAGATGGCAGAACAGTTGAACGCGATGAATACTTTGATGAAGCACATTTACATGAAAACGAATTGTTGCATCCTAGCACTGGACATATTCAAAAAGATTTAGATTCTCTGCTCCTTAGAGGTACCAAAATTTTGAATCATCAGGATTCAGAGCATGCCCAATATTCTGATGAGCAAAAGGCAAATGGAGTAATCGTGGAAAAAGGAAAATTACTGGATAATAAGGGAACAGATAGGACAGACGATGATGTATATGAAGCTGTCGTAAAGCAAGGAGACGAGCGCTTACATGAGTTCAAAAATATGGGCTTTTATATTACCGAGAAAGGTGATCTATTTATTCATGATCACGGAGTAAATGTAAGGTTTCAATTACCAACTAGTATCACTCATCTAAAATTAGTGGAAAAAGACGGAGCATATAAACTAGCACCATCTGATAAATATGGTACTGAATACAGGTATGATGTTCGAGGTGATGATATACCAGATGAATATAGATATATAGATCCAATATTTGCACATGAATATGAAAAGAGAGATTATTCCCATAAACATGTAAATGTGGGCCTTATAAACTTAGAGAAATATGGCTCTGGCAAACTTTTTGCTATAAAGTACGACCCAAATGATTACCACATACAAAGAAACTCCAGTGGTGAAATAGTTAGAATAAAAGATCAAACATATTTCACTAAGGTAAAATTATTTGATGGTGATGAAGAAATTGGAATGTTATCTAATAACTTCCATAATTTCAAAGGGAAAATATTCTTTTCCGCTGACTACAACTACAGTTATAATGATTTCCTAGCATCTGTTTCTCCTCAAGTTGAAATTGAGAATATGGGAAATGGAAGCAAAAAAATAACTTTCGATCAAGGTAGTGGTGATATCGGTGACACTAATAGAGGCTACACGGACTATCAGAGAATATTCACAAAAGAGAAACAAACCGAAAGTCCAAAAGGGCAAGTAAGTGAAACTAAGACAGAAGTTCATAGTACTACTAATGTTGTTGCTGAAGAGAGAAACGACAACAGTGAAATACAGTCTGATCAACCACAAATTCCAACAAGGGCAAAAAGGTCAGCTTCAGTGGAGGAGAAAGAGCAGGTAGTGTTGAAAGACACAATCTTGAAAATAGAAAAGAGCTATGATAGAGATGTAGAAGGAAAGCATAAGGCAAATGTAATCATAGATTATAATGATGTGAAAGCCTTGTATAATAGAGCAGAAGGAGCAGATAAGCAATCTGTGTTAGATTTTTGGAACAAACTGCATACATCGGATTATAAGATTGGCGCTTTGCCAGAAGACAAGTATTACTTTAAAGATGGCAAATTTCTAATTCACGATAGTGACACAAAAAAGCTTATAGTGTTACCTGAAGATAAGGTATCCGTCAAAATAATGAAGGATGGTGATAGTTATAGTTTGGCTATATCAAATGGTAATGGCAAAGTAATAAGTAGCATTAGTAAAATAGATAATCCAAATTACGAATTGCTGTCAGATTCAAGTCACTTCAGCTTAGAAACGCAAGATAACATTGAGTTATCAGATCAACATCATGAATACAATCTCTATCTAGAGAATGGTTTTGTGACAATGTTTGATTGCGCAAGCGATCATGTTTATCACGATCATAACTCAGCCTATATCTAA
- a CDS encoding cation diffusion facilitator family transporter encodes MTAVHNGKHSIAESKRLIYSIIIVAITMLMEIVGGVISHSLALLSDAGHMLTDLFALILSWIAHKFSAKKSDLQRSYGYHRLQIIAAFVNGLTLFLIAAVIIIESIKRFIFPVNVEWKVMLIIATLGLISNIIVFFILHSKCESNINIKSAVLHVIGDILGSVAAILASIIIMFTGWQIVDPILSVFVSVIILSSGYKILKNSCHILLEGTPEGVSAEEVKSEIVSKLPEVIDVHHIHAWSLSDNYFILTMHAKIKQNGQHTNILYEIKKILLNRFEIAHSTVEIEYDECVDSKILKH; translated from the coding sequence ATGACAGCAGTGCACAATGGCAAACACTCAATAGCAGAGTCCAAGCGCTTAATTTATTCCATAATAATAGTTGCAATAACAATGCTTATGGAGATAGTAGGTGGAGTAATTTCACATTCGCTTGCTCTACTATCAGATGCAGGGCATATGCTCACTGATCTTTTTGCCTTGATTTTAAGCTGGATAGCGCACAAATTTTCAGCTAAGAAATCTGATTTACAGAGGTCATATGGGTATCACAGATTGCAGATAATTGCAGCATTTGTTAATGGTTTAACTCTATTTCTCATTGCAGCGGTCATTATAATTGAATCAATAAAAAGATTTATTTTTCCAGTCAATGTTGAATGGAAAGTAATGTTAATAATTGCTACACTTGGCCTAATTTCTAACATTATAGTCTTTTTTATATTACATAGTAAATGTGAAAGCAATATAAACATAAAAAGTGCTGTATTGCATGTTATAGGAGATATTTTAGGTTCTGTAGCTGCTATACTTGCATCCATAATTATCATGTTTACCGGATGGCAAATAGTGGACCCTATTTTGTCAGTATTTGTCAGTGTAATAATCTTAAGCAGTGGCTATAAAATTCTCAAGAATTCTTGTCATATACTTCTTGAAGGTACACCCGAAGGTGTATCCGCTGAGGAGGTAAAAAGTGAGATTGTATCTAAGTTACCTGAAGTGATAGATGTGCATCACATACATGCATGGTCACTATCTGATAATTATTTTATACTTACTATGCATGCCAAGATAAAGCAAAATGGACAACACACTAATATTTTGTATGAGATAAAAAAAATACTATTAAATAGATTTGAAATTGCACACTCTACAGTTGAAATTGAATACGATGAGTGCGTAGACAGTAAAATACTTAAGCATTGA